The following DNA comes from Simkania negevensis Z.
TCAATATACTGAGCAAATGCTGTGATCAGTCCAAATGTACTTGTCGATTGTCCTTGCAATACAGACTGGTTTGAGTTAAATAGTGATGTAAGATTTTGAGCAATAGTTGCTTGCGCCTCATCATCTTTCGCAACTTCTTTTCGATTTGCAGCTGCTAAAGAGAAGCTTCCTTGGAGCATATGTTGTAATCCTGGAGTGAGTAGGTTTATTTTTTCACCAACATCTTTTATTTCATTTGTTCTCTTGTCTATTTGACTTTTCGCTTGCGCTTGAATCTTTTCCACATCTTCATTTTTAGCAAACTTCAAAATATCTGCATCTGATATTTCTCTTCCGTCAATAGTGACTTTTTTAACTTGATCAGGAGATTGTGTGATGTCAATTTCTGTTTTCATTTGTTGAATGCGTTTCTTGACTTCTGGATTCTCGATAAAATCTTTTGGAAGATTTTCTGGGGATTGATTCGAAGCTACTTTATCAGTTTGAGGTTTATCGACTGGTTTGAGGTACTTTTCACCTTCTGATAGATTTTGGCTTGCTTTTCTGAAATATATTTCACCTCCAATTGCACCTCCAATGCTGAGGGCTCCGCCAGCAATTTCGCCAGTTCCTGATAATATTTGGTCTATTTTCTGCTGGGTCCCTTGATCTTTTTGCAGTTCGCTTGTCGCATTGGCTTCTGTGATGCTCGCGTTATTATTAAGAGCTGCAAGAGTGTTTTGAAGTTGTCCAATTTCTAAATCAATTTCACTCATCTTTAGTAAGATAGCAATAACAGCTCCAGCCGCTCCCATTTGAAAATTTGAAAAATCATAGGGACTACTAGAGGGTTCTTTCTGTTTGTTTGAAGATATTGTTAATTGTGGGTTTGACATAAAATTCCTCCTTATTTAACTAGCTCTTGCTAAGACGCTTGCTTCAGCTTGCATCGGAGCGATGTAATTTGATATATTTTGAATAAGATTCACAAAGGATTGGAGTGATACTTTGGTATCCTCTTGTGTTTTTTTAGTCGCCATCTGATTTAATTCAGCCTCAGTCTTCAACTGGTTAATATTGGCTTTCAACTCGCTTAAAATCTCTTCTTGTTTCCCTAGCTGTATATCGATCGCTCCCATACCGATTTGAGGTCCTGCTGGTAGCGCCTGAGCTAATAACAATGCACTCGTTGCAAGAACTTTAAGTCTTGCGGTACTCAGTGATGACAACTTCGTTTCAAGAGTTGCTCCCGCCTCTTGAACCATTTCCATCAATGAAGAGAATCTTTCACTTAAACTCGATAGCTTTGAGATTAAATTCTTACCTAAGTTTAAAAGTGAGCTTTCAGAAGATTCAGCCGACGAACCTCCACCACCTACAACTGCACCAACAATCGCTACGACGAGTTGAATAATTTCGCCTAAGATCTCTAAAGCTTCTTTTAATTTTGGATTTGAAGATTTTACGGCAGCGGCTTCAAAAATATTTACAATCGCGTTCGTTCCAGCAGTCGCTTGGGTTCCCGTCATGACAGAGATCCTTATTGCACTTTTCACTCCATTTTTTAAGCCTCCGATTGCTTTGGAGGCAAGTGTAGCTCCCTCTTCTGCTGTTTCTTCTGCAACAGTATCTAACGTGGCTATAGCAGCTCCGCCTACGGCTCCTACGCCTAAGGTTACAACAATTGTAGCAACAACGACAATTGCAGCAGCTAAAGCGCTCGCTACTTTTTGAGCTTCATCCGAGCCCATTCCTGCAGCTTCTAAGCCTTTAGCAATTCCTTTCGAAAGAGCGTCTGTAAGCTTACTCATCCCTCCTGTTGTCGAAGCAATCGTCATTGCAATCAAAGCAATAGCAACTTCAGGGTTTCCTGTAAGAATTGCTATTGCGGAACCGATGATTGTTCCAATAATTTCAAGAGCAGTAAAAAGCTTTTGTTGTCTCCCTTGTTGCTCATTTTTACTAATCTGATCTGTTGTTTCTTTGAGTCTCAGTTCACTTTCTTCTTTTGACGCACTAGCGACCGTTGCTCCAACTTGTAGCTGACCATTTTCTAATTCTTGTTGAATTTTTGCATATTTTCCCATGAGCTCGGCTAAGATTCCTTGCATTTCTGCCATTGCCTGTCGCAAGCTTTCATGAGAGTCATTGTCATTTGTGTTTTCATTTGTTTGATCAATAGCAGTGTTCAAAACTGCAAGTAGAGAAACTGAAGCCAAGTGCTTTTTCTCATTTAACTCATCAACTGAGATAAGTTGACTATTTAAAGGCTGATTTATTTTTTCTAACATGTTTGATCTCCCTTTCTTACATGGCCGACTGTAAAAGATTTGACGTATATCCTAGGGCTTGCACCATAGAACCTCCTGTTGCCAGTAAATTCGATCCTGCTTGCGCGGTGCTCTGTACTCCTGATTGAAGGTCTTGTAAAGTTGTTTGGTCACTTTGTTCCAAATTTGTAAAACTTGATTGCTCTGATTGATATTCTGACTGAGCCATCCCAAGATAATTTTGAAAACCATCTTTAAATTGTTTACCATCGATTTGATAGAGGTGCCCATCAATTGTGAAGCTAAATACCCAATTTTCTGGATCATCAAAATAACTATCATGCTCTTTACCGCCGTTTTTTTGATAAGTAGGATTTTGTAAACCATCACTTCCATTTGTTTTTTGCTGTTGATGTCCAAATTCATTATTAAAATTATGCCACCAAAGCATTGCCCCTGCTTCTAAAGCGTCTTCTCCTTTTGGTGGTGGGCCACCTCCATTTTGATTCCAGTAATTTTCAAAAAAATCGGGAAGACTGCTGCTACTCATAGCCTGATAAAAGGCATTCATTGCTGCCATCATTGTCATGATGAGGTTGAGTTGCTCTTGAGAGTCTTTATAAACTGCATTGAGCACATCTGCCATCAACTCCGTTGAAGCGGCTTGAGAAATTTGAAGCCCAGTAATGGAGCTTGACTGATTATTAATTGCGATGAGCATATTTTCTTGATAACTCATAAAAAACCTCTTTTGTTATTGTCTAAAGTTACTGAGTTCCCATTCGGCTATTCACGTGTGTAATAAGCCCTGTAATCATTGACAGGACATTTTTCATCGTTCCTTCATAGGAATTGAAATTTTGTTGGTCTGCCGACAAGTTAGTGGAAGCAGTTGAATTGATTTGGTTTTGCTGAGTTTCTGCATTTGAAACGACGTCATCAATTTGCTTCATCGAACTTGAGCTGCCGTCGCTTGGGTCCGAACCACTTGAGTTTTGGGTCGAGCCTTGATAAGCATTTTCAAACAGGGTTTTGAGCGAAGAGCTCACCTTTGTCCAATCTGTATTCGGATCGGCAAACGCAGCAAATAAACTTTCTGTCTTTTGACCATTATTCACTTGGAAAGGATCAAAGTCGCCGCTAATTTCCTTGACGAAATCCGCGTTTTTGAATGGGGCTTCTTTACCCCCTCCTCCAGTATTGAAGTAGTAGTTCAGGTCGATATAGTATTGATCAGTGTCTTTTACAAACTTTTCAATATCAGCTCCTTCCTTATTGGTATCTTTGTTCTTAATATCTTGGAAAATGTTGGTTATATCTGAGTTAATGTGGTTTAAGTCGTTATTGAGAAGTGAAATAGTATCCATGAGTGAGGATTCTATGTTCATTTCTCCACCTTGATAACTTAAAACTGTATTGCTCAGGACTAAGGCAAAAAACATGAGAGCTGCCCCAGCATTTGCAATTGCTATTTTGTCAAATTCGAGCATCTCCTTTGTGTAAAGCTCTTTAAGAGCTTCTGCTTCTTTTTTGGCCTGAAATGGATCTTCTCCAGGAGGTTTTTGTGGAATGCCAATACTTCCTGTGTCAGCCGTCATAAATTAAGTCCCCTTCTTTTTGATTATTAATAGTTTATATAAAATTTTGCTTTAAGCTTCTCAAATCTTGTATCTGAGCTCAACTTCCTGCAAAAAAATTTTTCAATTTATAAGGTTTTTAAGCTTCAAACCTTAAAAATTGGAAAATGTTTTTGCACAAATGGTTCCTCATGTAATCTCAGCTACGATTACACCCATTTTATGAGCTTACTCTAAGGTATTCAAATGATCGGAAAGTGGATGACTAGCCCATCCAAAGTCTCGATCGACCCAATAAAGTTGGCCCTATTTTTAGCACTATTTTTCTCGAAGAAGACCGAAAGATAACCTTCATTCTTCTTTCTAGATGGCAATTAACCGAAAGCAGCCATTCCTCTATTCGAGAAAAATGTCATGCAAAATCAAAACTGCAATAAACAGTTTTTCTAAAAAAAATACATAAGTTATTGCTTACAAAAATCTTAAAAAATAAATTGGATATAAAATCCATCAAAAATTGATAATAAATAGATAGGGTTAAAGCATTTCTTCTGTTTTTTGAGGGTATTATAAAAAATCAAAAAACAAACTAGCTATATCCCTAATTTGATATTGACACAGAGATATGTTGTTATAACTATATCTTAAACTTTCGTTCAAGATAACTTTATTATATCATATTACTATTTTAATTAAACATATTTTTTAAAAAAGTTAAATAATTAACAATCAAAGGATTAAAACTAGAACTATTTCTTAAGTTATTGATTTTAAATCGTTAACATTAAATTTTCTGTTTGCCGTATGTTTCTTTCACTCGAAGAAACAAAATCAAGCCTATTAAGGCCGATAATGGAAAGATCAAAAAGATCCATTTAATATGATTCGAAGAGTAAGCTGAAGCATCAAGATTGATTCCCGTAAAGTAAATGATCGCGCGAATCAGCCAATCGGTAATCAGTCTAAAAAAAGAAAGAGAGACGATTAACATACCTATCACAGTTGCAGTGACTTGAGGAGAATTTTTCTCATGAATAAGAGTTGCAGTGAGGAAAAAAGTCCCCGCAAAAAAGGAGTTTACATAAAAGAGACTTAAAATGAATGGGATAGGAAGGGTTGGAAAATAAATAAACGTCAAATTTGCACAAATCGCAATAATTGCACCCATGATAATTAGCTTCTTACGTACTTTCTTCCGCATCGCAAGCCAGCCAAAAAAGAGCGCTCCAAACCCGTAGGCTAGCATCGTAGGAGCATTCAAGAGCGATGTAGCTTGATGGGAGGTTTCATGTAAGGCTTCGAAGCTGGCAATGTGCCAAAATCCATCAAATACGATTCTATGCCCTTCAAAGAGGCCAAAACAAATCGCGATAAGCCAGTTTTCACGATTTTTAAGAGCAGTCAAAATGGCTTCTTTTATAAAAGAAGTCTGATGATTGGCGAAAATATTATAAGACGCAGAAGAGGAAGAGGCTCGAAAGATGAAAAAAAAGAATAAAGCGTAGATGATTCCCAGTATTCCATAATTGGTAAAGATTTTTGCCCAAGCGAAATTTGCAAGAAAAAATTCCACTAGAGGCTGACCAAAGGCTGCCCCTATATGTGCAATGCAAATGGTTGCTCCCACCATTATCGGAAAATAGGCAGGTCTAAACCAGTTAGAAATGAGTTTAAAAACATTGGCATAGGTGACAGTTACACCAATTCCAGTAATAAAAAGAGCAGTCCATAAAATTAGAGCGGAATAACTTAATCCGAGCATCAAGATACCAATCGTACTAATGAGCATGAAACTACCTATGACTATCGTAGGACCATACTCATCAATCATAAATGCGATAGGAAGTTGAAAAAGGATGATTGCGACCAAATATGGAGTGAAAATGACTTTTAAGGAACTCACTGCTACAAGTTTTTTCATAACCAGAGGAGAACGCGCATCCCAAATGCTAAATTCAACCAAAAGGAGAAAAAAAATAAAAAAAACAGCAGCCAACCACACGCTTTGAGCATAAATAGGTCTGGGATGAGAAAGGAGCGGCTGAATATTTTGCTTCTTCAAGGATGTCTCCTCTAACTTTTACCTACGTTGATAACCTTATCTCATATTAAAGTTTTTTTTTATTCCACCTTTTTCGATTTTCAAGACGTGCAAAACGAGGAGAAGGACCGTCCCTTGAATAAGAGACAGGACACGAAGAGGAAAACAAAAAAGCTTCACCCCCGAAGGAGTGAAGTTTAAGTTGAAATCTTTAAGTAGAGCTTCTATCAGAGGAGAAACCTACTAGGCATTGTTAACTTAATAGGTCTTAACGCATGTTTTCCAATTGTGTATTAATTTTTTCTAATTCTGTTGCTGCTTGATCTTTAACGACACTAAGAAATTCTCTGTCATAGCTCCACATCTCCTCCCATCCGTCTAAGTCGTCTGAAGCTGGAAATTGTTTCACGTCCTTTATTAAGGGCGGTTGTTCTGCTTCTGCTAAACTCCAACCTGGTAAGTTCCAATAGGCTACTGTATCAAAATACGCTCGTTTGAAAACAAGATGATCGTAAAGCTTTGTTGATAGAACAGAATGTAGAGCTTCAACTGCACTCTTTTGCGATAACAATGTTTCTCTCTCTTTTGAATTAGGTTCTATTGGTGCTGATCTTGCCGCAATAACATTATTTTGCGAATCTTCTGAAGGTGGCTTAATAGAACTAGAAGACCCCTCAGATTCCCCAAGAGAGTCAATAGAAATATTTTTCCCTTCAATAGTTTGTTCCGTTCCTTCTTCCGAATAAAAATCAGCAGTAAATGTCGTGCTAATTCCTGAACCCTCGTCTCTGTCAAGGCCTGTCCAGATCTGGTAAGCAAAATATAGTGTCAATGGAGCAATGGGTACAATAAGTGAAGCAAAAAGCAAACCCACAATTGTTGTGATTTTCCCTTCTTTACTGTCCCAAAAACCTGAGTTTGAGTGTTCTCCGATAAGTGGTGTGTGTTTTGTTATATGTGATGATGTAGCTGATGTAGCCATATTGATTCCCCCAAAAAAATTTACCTTTTAATAAAAATTATAACATATCGAAAATTTTATTTAAATAGTTAATTTAAAACACTCAAATCATTTATAAATAATAGTTTAACCGTTTTATTGTTGCAAATATTTTATCTTCAATAATTTAGCATTATCTCTTTAAGATAAATCTGCAATGAGTTCCAATCGAATCTCTTTTGGCTTCTTCACCCCTTTGGTTGCAGCATCGAAATCTAGACGTTCTTGATCGCTGTACCATGGTTGCTCGGGTTTAGGTCGCAAGCTTTGCTCAAGGCGCATTTTCATGAAATGCATCACAAATCGACCACAGTTTGTCCAGTCTCCTAGTCCTTGATGAGGAGTCTTGCTCCCATAGGAGTAGTTAGTTGTTCCATTTCTATAGGGGTTTTTGGGCCTGCCGCGACTCATGATTTCATCATCCACACAGCTAGATAACGCATTCTGCATCTTTTGCATACGACCTAGCTCTTTTTCTGCAGTATCTTTAAGCTTCTCTTTATCAAAATCGGAGCTATACATCCTTTTAATTTGGTCTTGCATTTCAGGTGAGAAAGTCGAGCAGAAAACACTGCAAAGGTCGCTTCGTACTTCACGTAATTCTGTCTTTTCGCAAGCAGCAATGACCTTCTTTAGCTCAGGAATCGAAGGGCTTTGATGAGCGAACACCCCATGAATTGCATATCCAAGAGTAGGTCCTTTATAAGAAACTGTTCTAGCTAACTTGCCATAACCAGGGATCGGCTCCTTGCGAAGCGTTTCTTGTAAAGAATCATTGTCTTTTTGCGCTAACATGTCTCGAAGTTTAACTAAATCGGGGTTTTCTTTTTCTCCAATCATTCTGGTAACTTGATAAAAGAGATATTCAGTCAGCATACTGGGAAACTTACTGACAGTAACACCGGGAAGGGCGCGGATTTCTGCAGCCCCAGGAGCTTCCCCTTTTGGATCGAAATATTCGATTGCTCCATTTTTCAAATTAAGCGCGAATAGAACAATATGATTCTGAGGAGATGATTGTTCAACCGGAATGAAAACAAACTGTTTCCCTTCATCGATGGCTCTGACCACTTCTGGAATAATTTTCGTTTGTAAAATGTTTTGTTTAGGATTTGGATCAACGAGTTCCTTAATAAAAATAGCCTGCTCTCCATACTGACTCTCAAGAAAATCGATGTAGGCGTAGACTGTTCCTTTCTCGGTGTAAGAGCCTCCTTCAATATTCTTTACGGCTGCCTGGGTCACACGTTGCTTTTCAAGTTTAACCTCAGAATCAGAAATTCCTTCCGAGTCAACGTCAACAAAATCATGTAACATTGATTCATCATGAGCAAAATCAGCCAACCTCGACTTTTCTTGTGGATGTTGAGGCAAGACATGAGACAAGTTTTCATTTCCAGTAGAGCTATAGGAAGCATGCATCACAGCTC
Coding sequences within:
- a CDS encoding MFS transporter; amino-acid sequence: MKKQNIQPLLSHPRPIYAQSVWLAAVFFIFFLLLVEFSIWDARSPLVMKKLVAVSSLKVIFTPYLVAIILFQLPIAFMIDEYGPTIVIGSFMLISTIGILMLGLSYSALILWTALFITGIGVTVTYANVFKLISNWFRPAYFPIMVGATICIAHIGAAFGQPLVEFFLANFAWAKIFTNYGILGIIYALFFFFIFRASSSSASYNIFANHQTSFIKEAILTALKNRENWLIAICFGLFEGHRIVFDGFWHIASFEALHETSHQATSLLNAPTMLAYGFGALFFGWLAMRKKVRKKLIIMGAIIAICANLTFIYFPTLPIPFILSLFYVNSFFAGTFFLTATLIHEKNSPQVTATVIGMLIVSLSFFRLITDWLIRAIIYFTGINLDASAYSSNHIKWIFLIFPLSALIGLILFLRVKETYGKQKI